From one Planctomycetia bacterium genomic stretch:
- a CDS encoding aldehyde dehydrogenase family protein codes for MATAEKSTTIAVPEIRQTECFIGGRWTPSVSGKTFDTHNPATEEVIAQVAEGQAEDIDLAAKAARKAFEQGPWSKMDARDRGRLLYKLADLIEAEIDELAALESLDNGKPFRDARAADLPLTIDCLRYYAGYADKIHGQTIPVRGNYFTYTRREPVGVAGQIIPWNFPMLMVAWKWGPALAAGCTVVMKPAEQTPLTCLRMARLAQKAGIPDGVINVVPGYGPTAGAATVKHPDIDKIAFTGSGEVARIIMRDASQTLKRLTFELGGKSPNIVFDDADIDAAIAGAHFGLYFNQGQCCCAGSRLFVQEKIYDKFIDRLASINHTRKLGDPLDLATEQGPQIDKEQFDKIMRYIDLGKEQGADLITGGKRFGNRGFYVEPTLFAGVSDDMTIAKEEIFGPVMSVLKFNDLDEIARRANATSFGLAAAVWTRDIQKAHYLAAKIRAGTIWINCYDVFDAAAPFGGFKQSGMGRELGERGLDAYTESKTVTVSLG; via the coding sequence ATGGCGACGGCAGAAAAATCCACGACGATCGCGGTCCCCGAGATTCGACAAACCGAATGCTTCATCGGCGGTCGCTGGACTCCCTCGGTAAGCGGCAAGACGTTCGACACGCATAACCCCGCCACGGAAGAAGTGATCGCTCAAGTCGCCGAAGGACAAGCGGAAGATATCGACCTCGCGGCGAAGGCGGCCCGCAAAGCGTTCGAGCAAGGCCCGTGGTCGAAGATGGACGCTCGCGATCGGGGCCGGCTGTTGTACAAGCTGGCCGACCTGATCGAAGCGGAGATCGATGAGCTCGCGGCCTTGGAATCGCTCGACAACGGCAAGCCGTTTCGCGATGCCCGCGCCGCCGACCTTCCCCTGACCATCGATTGCCTTCGCTACTACGCCGGCTATGCCGACAAGATCCACGGCCAAACGATTCCCGTGCGCGGCAACTATTTCACGTACACCCGGCGCGAACCGGTCGGCGTTGCCGGCCAGATCATTCCGTGGAACTTCCCGATGCTCATGGTGGCTTGGAAGTGGGGACCGGCGCTCGCCGCCGGTTGTACGGTGGTGATGAAACCCGCCGAGCAAACCCCGCTGACATGCTTGCGCATGGCGCGGCTCGCTCAAAAAGCCGGCATTCCCGACGGCGTGATCAACGTCGTTCCCGGCTACGGCCCGACCGCCGGCGCCGCGACGGTGAAGCATCCCGACATCGATAAGATCGCCTTCACCGGCTCCGGCGAAGTCGCTCGGATCATCATGCGCGACGCTTCGCAAACCTTGAAACGGCTCACGTTCGAACTCGGCGGCAAGAGCCCGAACATCGTCTTCGACGATGCCGATATCGATGCCGCGATCGCCGGGGCGCACTTCGGGCTGTACTTCAATCAAGGGCAATGCTGCTGCGCGGGGAGCCGGCTCTTCGTGCAAGAAAAGATCTACGACAAGTTCATCGACCGGCTCGCCTCGATCAACCATACGCGCAAGCTCGGCGACCCGCTCGACCTCGCGACCGAGCAAGGCCCGCAGATCGACAAGGAACAATTCGACAAGATCATGCGCTATATCGATCTCGGCAAAGAGCAAGGGGCCGATCTGATCACCGGCGGCAAGCGCTTCGGCAACCGCGGCTTCTACGTCGAGCCGACGTTGTTCGCCGGCGTCTCCGACGACATGACCATCGCCAAGGAAGAAATCTTCGGCCCGGTCATGTCGGTCTTGAAGTTCAACGACCTGGATGAAATCGCGCGCCGCGCCAACGCCACGAGCTTCGGCTTGGCCGCGGCCGTCTGGACGCGCGACATTCAAAAGGCGCACTACTTAGCCGCGAAGATTCGCGCCGGCACGATCTGGATCAACTGCTACGACGTGTTCGACGCCGCCGCCCCGTTCGGCGGCTTCAAACAGTCGGGCATGGGCCGCGAACTCGGCGAACGCGGACTCGACGCCTACACGGAATCGAAAACCGTGACGGTGAGTTTGGGATAG